Proteins encoded in a region of the Cytobacillus pseudoceanisediminis genome:
- the fliH gene encoding flagellar assembly protein FliH, with protein MILLSRLIKSYSSAVPKEEKKVISIRLLQSNSNQIADAMEQNAVRTDEELQAMLKSAREEAERIVNTARVDSENMTRQIEEQLGALEKEKQKVLEEARSEGFAAGADEGRQSGLREYSELIHMAREVVNSAKHDYQQHIESSEQTILNLGLKVAERILGEVLEQNSDKFLSIVKRAIKEAREYTEIQLHVHPMHYDMILSHKDELTRVFPKETDLYIYPNEELSNTSCIIESANGRIEASVDSQLEEIKRKLFEMLESELN; from the coding sequence ATGATATTATTGTCTAGGCTTATTAAATCATATTCTTCCGCAGTGCCGAAAGAAGAAAAGAAAGTCATTTCTATTAGACTTCTGCAAAGCAATTCAAATCAAATTGCTGATGCAATGGAGCAAAACGCGGTTAGAACTGACGAAGAACTTCAGGCCATGCTGAAAAGTGCCCGTGAGGAAGCTGAAAGGATTGTGAATACTGCGAGAGTAGATTCAGAAAATATGACACGGCAAATTGAGGAGCAGCTAGGAGCGCTAGAAAAGGAAAAACAAAAGGTTCTTGAGGAAGCCCGCTCTGAGGGATTTGCTGCTGGAGCTGATGAAGGCAGACAAAGCGGTCTCCGGGAATACAGCGAACTGATTCATATGGCAAGAGAAGTTGTAAACTCAGCCAAACATGATTATCAGCAGCATATCGAATCATCAGAACAGACCATTCTAAATTTGGGGTTAAAGGTTGCAGAAAGAATTCTTGGAGAAGTTCTTGAACAAAATAGTGACAAATTCCTTTCCATTGTAAAAAGAGCAATAAAGGAAGCGAGAGAATACACTGAGATTCAGCTCCATGTACACCCTATGCATTATGATATGATTCTATCCCATAAGGACGAACTAACCAGGGTATTTCCAAAAGAGACAGATTTATATATATATCCAAATGAGGAACTAAGCAACACAAGCTGCATTATTGAATCAGCAAATGGACGAATTGAGGCCAGTGTTGACAGCCAGTTAGAAGAAATAAAAAGAAAACTCTTTGAGATGCTGGAGAGTGAACTCAATTGA
- the fliG gene encoding flagellar motor switch protein FliG → MPKKEQRELTGKQKAAILLISLGPDVASSVYKHLSEDEIEKLTLEISGVRKVDSFAKEEILEEFHQIALAQDYISQGGIGYAKTVLEKALGTEQASAIINRLTSSLQVRPFDFARKADPAQILNFIQNEHPQTISLILSYLDPAQAGQILSELPQEMQADIARRIAVMDSTSPEIINEVEQILERKLSSTVTQDYTQTGGIESVVDVLNGVDRATERTILDALEIQDPELAEEIKKRMFVFEDIVTLDSRAIQRVIRDCESEDLMLSLKVSSDEVKEIVFKNMSSRMVETFKDEMEYMGPVRLRDVEEAQSRIVGIIRRLEESGEIIVARGGGDDIIV, encoded by the coding sequence ATGCCAAAAAAAGAGCAAAGAGAACTAACAGGTAAACAAAAAGCGGCAATTCTTCTTATTTCACTTGGTCCTGATGTTGCATCCTCTGTTTATAAACATTTAAGCGAGGATGAAATTGAGAAGCTTACACTGGAAATCTCCGGGGTCAGAAAAGTTGATTCGTTTGCTAAAGAAGAAATACTTGAAGAATTCCATCAAATTGCACTGGCACAGGACTATATCTCTCAGGGCGGTATTGGTTATGCGAAAACAGTTCTCGAGAAAGCACTTGGCACCGAGCAGGCTTCAGCCATTATTAACAGATTGACGTCTTCCCTTCAGGTAAGGCCATTCGATTTTGCCAGAAAGGCAGATCCGGCACAAATTTTGAATTTCATACAAAATGAACATCCGCAAACAATCTCATTGATCTTGTCCTATCTGGATCCAGCGCAGGCCGGGCAAATCCTGTCAGAGCTGCCGCAGGAAATGCAGGCGGATATTGCAAGAAGGATTGCCGTTATGGATAGTACATCTCCGGAAATTATCAATGAAGTTGAACAGATTCTCGAGAGAAAGCTGTCTTCTACTGTAACACAGGATTATACTCAGACTGGCGGAATTGAATCAGTTGTCGATGTTCTTAATGGGGTTGACCGGGCGACAGAAAGGACTATTCTGGATGCACTGGAGATTCAGGATCCAGAGCTTGCTGAGGAAATTAAGAAGAGAATGTTTGTATTTGAGGACATCGTAACGCTTGATAGCCGCGCCATCCAGCGTGTTATCCGCGACTGTGAAAGTGAGGACCTCATGCTTTCATTGAAGGTGTCCAGTGATGAAGTTAAGGAAATCGTCTTTAAAAATATGTCATCCAGAATGGTTGAAACCTTTAAGGACGAGATGGAATATATGGGTCCTGTAAGATTAAGAGATGTTGAGGAAGCTCAATCAAGAATAGTCGGCATTATCCGAAGACTAGAAGAATCAGGAGAGATCATCGTCGCTCGCGGCGGAGGGGATGATATTATTGTCTAG